A genome region from Brienomyrus brachyistius isolate T26 chromosome 23, BBRACH_0.4, whole genome shotgun sequence includes the following:
- the LOC125718967 gene encoding death-associated protein kinase 2-like, with protein sequence MSVFRLENVEDFYEIGKVIGSGNFGQVRDVRDRSSGTHWAGKFLKVKNDSGPGLDRRRVEEEVGILQALQHENIMALWDVFEGAGELVLIMELITGGELFDFIAEKEHLLESEAIVFIKQILQGVKYMHSKQIVHFDLKPENIMLSDKKVPFPQIKIIDFGLAQYLTPGVGYRSSCGTPQYIAPEVIRYEPLSSATDMWSIGVITYILLSGMSPFQGDTDEETLKNIVTMNYEIEDRYFPDTSENAKEFIKNLLVNDQSGRMTTEECLQHPWIKPLSRAQQKIRKRSSINMKNFKKFNAKRKWKLSYNMVLICYRLNQLHSLRQKAAQGYWEQKADSDQEEALAKPVSLNLQRCNSR encoded by the exons ATGTCGGTCTTCAGACTGGAGAATGTGGAAGATTTCTATGAAATTGGTAAAGTGATTGGCAG TGGAAACTTTGGGCAGGTTCGGGATGTGCGAGACCGGTCCTCTGGGACTCACTGGGCGGGAAAATTTCTGAAGGTGAAAAATGACAGTGGCCCAGGGCTGGACAGGAGGAGGGTGGAAGAGGAAGTGGGAATTCTACAGGCCCTGCAGCATGAGAATATCATGGCCTTGTGGGATGTGTTTGAGGGAGCAGGAGAGCTGGTGCTCATCATGGAGCT AATTACTGGGGGAGAGCTATTTGACTTTATAGCTGAGAAGGAGCATCTTTTGGAAAGTGAGGCCATCGTATTCATCAAGCAAATCCTACAGGGAGTCAAGTACATGCACAGCAAGCAGATCGTGCACTTTGATCTCAAG CCTGAAAACATCATGTTATCAGACAAAAAGGTACCTTTCCCCCAAATCAAGATAATCGATTTTGGGCTTGCTCAGTACCTTACACCAGGAGTGGGGTACAGGAGCAGTTGTGGTACACCTCAGTACATTG CACCAGAGGTGATTCGCTATGAGCCCTTGAGTTCAGCAACAGACATGTG GAGTATTGGTGTTATAACCTACATACT GCTGAGTGGTATGTCCCCCTTCCAAGGAGATACAGATGAGGAGACATTAAAGAACATTGTAACAATGAACTATGAAATTGAGGACAGATATTTTCCAGACACCAGTGAAAATGCTAAGGAATTTATCAAGAATCTGCTGGTGAATGATCAGag TGGGAGGATGACTACTGAAGAGTGTCTTCAACACCCCTGGATCAAG CCTCTCTCAAGGGCACAGCAAAAAATAAGAAAACGTTCTTCCATCAACATGAAGAACTTCAAGAAATTCAAtgccaagaggaagtggaag CTGTCCTATAACATGGTGTTGATATGTTACCGCCTAAACCAGCTACATTCTTTACGCCAGAAGGCAGCTCAGGGATACTGGGAGCAG AAAGCAGACAGTGACCAGGAGGAGGCACTGGCCAAGCCAGTTTCCCTGAATCTCCAAAGATGCAACAGCAGATAA